One region of Callithrix jacchus isolate 240 chromosome 16, calJac240_pri, whole genome shotgun sequence genomic DNA includes:
- the ERICH5 gene encoding glutamate-rich protein 5 isoform X2: protein MGCSSSALNKAGDSSRFPSGETGEKVETEMENEKVSEGTETKEEETGEAVDFSAAT from the exons ATGGGCTGCTCCAGCAGCGCCCTCAACAAGGCCGGCGACAGCAGCAGGTTCCCCAGTG GTGAGACAGGGGAAAAGGTGgaaacagagatggagaatgaaaaAGTGAGTGAAGGGACTGAAaccaaagaagaagaaacaggagaaGCGGTGGACTTTTCAGCAGCCACATAG
- the ERICH5 gene encoding glutamate-rich protein 5 isoform X1 translates to MGCSSSALNKAGDSSRFPSATSNEHFSTAEESKSCFAQPKPCTLGRESTLDGNVQRETHSPLQKLKDSAEPTANGVKPLQEQPLAKDVAPGRDAVDQSGSTEKTQPGEGPEESGPPQPGSKKDAPAGEGKKKDAGAGTKAEPLKGNAEAEPLGPEAKGQPLQTAGKKHSLRAGEDTENPQTAAEMKLLGTTENILPLQTAGELQPQGAMGEDEQALLLETISKENESPEILEGSQFVETAEEQQLQATLRKEEQLQLLETIPKENVTPEVLDRSQLVEKPFMNDPLHKSPEGPGNMEQIRPEGIVGGMERPARNVETGADVEMVRNIHTNEEDQRIEGETGEKVETEMENEKVSEGTETKEEETGEAVDFSAAT, encoded by the exons ATGGGCTGCTCCAGCAGCGCCCTCAACAAGGCCGGCGACAGCAGCAGGTTCCCCAGTG caaCTTCAAATGAGCATTTTTCAACCGCAGAAGAAAGTAAGTCCTGCTTTGCCCAACCAAAGCCATGTACACTGGGAAGAGAATCTACCCTTGACGGCAATgtacaaagggaaacccattcTCCATTACAAAAGCTCAAGGATTCAGCAGAGCCTACAGCTAATGGTGTTAAACCCCTTCAGGAACAGCCCCTGGCCAAGGATGTAGCCCCTGGAAGGGATGCCGTAGACCAATCAGGGTCCACAGAAAAGACCCAGCCTGGAGAGGGACCGGAGGAATCAGGGCCGCCTCAGCCAGGTAGCAAAAAGGATGCCCCagcaggggaaggaaagaagaaagatgcaGGAGCAGGGACGAAGGCTGAGCCTCTAAAAGGAAATGCTGAGGCTGAGCCTTTAGGACCAGAAGCCAAGGGTCAGCCTTTGCAGACAGCAGGAAAGAAGCACTCCCTCAGAGCAGGGGAGGACACTGAGAATCCACAAACTGCTGCAGAGATGAAGCTTCTAGGAACAACTGAGAACATTCTGCCTCTGCAAACAGCTGGAGAGCTACAACCTCAGGGTGCAATGGGAGAGGATGAGCAGGCTTTGCTTCTAGAAACCATTTCTAAAGAGAATGAATCTCCAGAAATATTGGAAGGAAGCCAGTTTGTGGAAACAGCTGAAGAGCAGCAACTTCAGGCAACATTGAGAAAAGAGGAGCAGCTCCAGCTTCTGGAAACAATTCCCAAAGAGAATGTAACACCAGAAGTATTGGACAGAAGTCAACTTGTGGAAAAGCCTTTTATGAATGATCCACTCCATAAAAGTCCTGAAGGTCCAGGAAACATGGAGCAGATTCGACCTGAAGGAATAGTTGGAGGTATGGAGCGTCCAGCACGAAATGTAGAGACAGGAGCAGATGTGGAAATGGTAAGGAACATCCACACTAACGAAGAGGACCAACGCATTGAAG GTGAGACAGGGGAAAAGGTGgaaacagagatggagaatgaaaaAGTGAGTGAAGGGACTGAAaccaaagaagaagaaacaggagaaGCGGTGGACTTTTCAGCAGCCACATAG